The following proteins are encoded in a genomic region of Candidatus Krumholzibacteriia bacterium:
- a CDS encoding FG-GAP-like repeat-containing protein, giving the protein MGCRRVHLCLQTLLIVVAGCSRAPDDPESRYCTVVRARALFESGEAKAAQRLLQRVVEAERRPEALVNLGLVQRSRHELDDAARSWSAALELDPADVRALVYLASLRLETAKTSPRQSAAALHEARTLADRAAGVEAHNAAVQRLFAQVLEAQGDTAAVRSRREAERLDPGRGGAAAQVYGLGQLVLPQFRHAPHFTRTPPRFEAKRVQIPATMAVAVDLDHNGLEDVVLGGSGAYLRADSARAEADVPWLPVDFLEAPASLVATGPFDADAAMDLVTLTGAVTDSLHTTPARLWIVHGGPRPRCSPLGEFTGVSHLEPLDADHDGDLDVVLAVSEQVGLLLLRNNGNGDFAAPEALPGWGDLGPARTALAADLDGDAAMDLLCLDAWGRVRVLGARATGAFAEITMLTGLWGQRARAAACADMDADGDDDILLGDDEGLWLWRNEGAGHFERAAAYREVLAAWTTDPERGVPVAAIHVADLDNDGLVDVVTQHFPAAPPVLAVASATPAGGEDTAPHLRRMEPLLEVPGETQLALWHNEGDALLSDVTVRSGEEHGALGPAPLCSADFDGDGDLDLVGTTADSTLVFLWNVGGNVGRGLEIELEGVSRPSACFGVRVELYAGTQAASVVLRGPVGWLGIGTAREADAVRILWPDGSVQSHLDVALPERGRLHLVRGGPRFPS; this is encoded by the coding sequence TTGGGCTGCCGTCGCGTGCACCTCTGTCTCCAGACGTTACTCATCGTTGTCGCCGGTTGCTCCCGCGCTCCGGACGACCCGGAGTCCCGCTACTGCACCGTAGTCCGCGCTCGCGCCCTCTTCGAATCTGGAGAGGCGAAGGCGGCGCAACGACTGCTGCAACGCGTGGTGGAGGCGGAGCGCCGGCCGGAGGCGTTGGTCAACCTGGGATTGGTGCAGCGGTCTCGGCACGAGCTCGATGACGCCGCCCGCTCCTGGTCGGCGGCGCTGGAGCTGGATCCGGCGGACGTGCGTGCCTTGGTGTATCTGGCGTCGCTGCGTCTCGAAACGGCAAAGACCTCGCCGCGGCAGAGCGCCGCAGCGCTCCACGAAGCGCGCACCTTGGCGGACCGCGCCGCCGGTGTCGAGGCACACAACGCCGCGGTGCAGCGCTTGTTCGCCCAGGTGCTGGAAGCCCAGGGGGACACGGCAGCGGTGCGGTCGCGCCGCGAGGCCGAGCGTCTCGATCCGGGACGGGGTGGTGCGGCGGCGCAGGTCTACGGCCTCGGACAGCTGGTCTTGCCACAGTTCCGGCATGCGCCGCACTTCACGCGCACACCACCGCGCTTCGAGGCGAAGCGGGTGCAGATCCCGGCCACGATGGCGGTGGCGGTGGATCTCGATCACAACGGTCTCGAGGACGTGGTGCTCGGCGGTTCCGGAGCCTACTTGCGCGCGGACTCGGCCCGCGCCGAAGCCGACGTGCCCTGGCTGCCCGTGGACTTTCTCGAGGCGCCCGCCTCGCTGGTCGCCACGGGTCCCTTCGATGCCGACGCCGCCATGGACCTCGTCACCCTGACGGGCGCCGTCACCGATTCACTGCACACCACGCCGGCGCGGCTCTGGATCGTGCACGGTGGCCCGCGGCCACGTTGCAGCCCGCTCGGCGAGTTCACCGGCGTGTCGCACCTAGAGCCTTTGGATGCGGACCACGATGGCGATCTGGATGTGGTGCTGGCGGTGAGCGAGCAAGTCGGGCTGCTCTTGTTGCGCAACAACGGCAATGGGGACTTCGCTGCTCCCGAGGCCCTTCCCGGCTGGGGCGACCTCGGCCCGGCCCGGACTGCGCTGGCGGCGGATCTGGACGGCGATGCGGCCATGGATCTGCTCTGCCTGGATGCGTGGGGACGGGTGCGCGTGCTGGGGGCGCGAGCCACCGGTGCCTTCGCGGAGATCACCATGCTCACTGGGTTGTGGGGTCAGCGCGCCCGCGCTGCGGCTTGCGCCGACATGGATGCCGACGGAGACGACGACATCCTTCTCGGTGACGACGAGGGATTGTGGCTGTGGCGCAACGAAGGCGCCGGACACTTCGAGCGTGCGGCGGCCTACCGCGAGGTGCTCGCGGCGTGGACCACCGATCCCGAGCGGGGTGTGCCGGTGGCGGCCATTCACGTCGCCGATCTCGACAACGACGGTCTGGTGGACGTGGTGACGCAGCACTTCCCGGCGGCGCCACCGGTGCTGGCGGTGGCGAGCGCCACGCCCGCAGGCGGCGAGGACACCGCGCCCCACCTGCGCCGCATGGAGCCGCTCCTCGAAGTGCCGGGTGAGACGCAGCTGGCGCTGTGGCATAACGAAGGCGATGCCCTGCTCTCGGACGTCACCGTCCGTTCCGGGGAAGAGCACGGAGCCTTGGGGCCAGCGCCGCTCTGCAGCGCCGACTTCGACGGCGATGGGGATCTCGATCTCGTCGGCACGACTGCCGACAGCACCTTGGTCTTCCTGTGGAACGTGGGCGGGAACGTGGGCCGCGGCCTCGAGATCGAACTCGAGGGTGTCTCCCGTCCCTCGGCCTGCTTCGGTGTCCGGGTGGAGCTGTACGCCGGGACGCAGGCGGCGTCGGTGGTCCTGCGCGGCCCCGTGGGCTGGCTCGGCATCGGCACGGCGCGAGAGGCCGACGCGGTGCGCATCCTCTGGCCCGATGGCAGCGTGCAGTCCCATCTCGATGTCGCGCTGCCCGAACGTGGCCGCTTGCATCTCGTCCGCGGCGGCCCGCGCTTCCCGTCCTGA
- a CDS encoding MATE family efflux transporter yields MFRRELRDTLHLAIPVVLTQVGSVAMGIVDTIMVGRLGPEPLSAVALGNALTFTILIVCLGTLSALDPLVAQAYGAGRFTECGRVMHHGAFLAVVLALPALLLIACARPMLRLLGQSPELVDAASHYAYAIAPGVLPFLLFTVLRQFMQGLSRARPALFVMIFANLLNVFGNWVLVYGNLGAPALGATGSAWSTTIARSAMFLLLAGWVFSRRHLRPYLTHLPPWPPDRKLLLRLARLGLPAGGQFGLEVGVFACTAMFMGWFGTLQLAGHQIAINLCSTTFMVPLGCSATAAVRVGQALGRHDVAGARRAALAAGTLGVGFMAVAALCFALFPEFFVRIYTDDAELVGMGVSLLLVGAAFQLSDGTQVIAIGSLRGAADTRFPMLVSAVAYWLVALPLGWALAFPLGWGPRGLWWGLTLGLTLVGVTLALRFHHRVREHRLQAMQALDA; encoded by the coding sequence ATGTTCCGTCGAGAACTCCGCGACACGCTGCACCTCGCCATCCCGGTGGTGCTGACCCAAGTCGGCAGCGTCGCCATGGGCATCGTGGACACCATCATGGTGGGGAGGCTGGGGCCCGAACCTCTCTCCGCCGTCGCTCTCGGCAACGCCCTCACCTTCACCATCCTCATCGTCTGCCTGGGCACGCTCTCCGCCCTGGACCCGCTGGTGGCGCAAGCCTATGGCGCCGGGCGCTTCACCGAGTGTGGCCGCGTCATGCACCATGGCGCCTTCCTCGCCGTGGTCCTGGCGCTGCCGGCGCTCCTCCTCATCGCCTGCGCCCGGCCCATGCTCCGGCTTCTCGGCCAGAGTCCGGAGCTGGTGGACGCCGCGAGCCACTACGCCTACGCCATCGCTCCGGGAGTCCTCCCCTTCCTCCTCTTCACCGTGCTGCGCCAGTTCATGCAAGGTCTCTCCCGCGCCCGGCCGGCGCTCTTCGTCATGATCTTCGCCAACCTGCTCAACGTCTTCGGCAACTGGGTGCTCGTCTACGGCAACCTCGGCGCGCCCGCCCTGGGAGCCACCGGCTCCGCTTGGTCCACCACCATCGCGCGCTCGGCGATGTTCCTCTTGCTCGCCGGTTGGGTCTTCAGCCGCCGGCATCTCAGGCCTTACCTCACCCACCTGCCGCCGTGGCCGCCGGACCGGAAGCTCTTGCTGCGTCTCGCCCGCCTCGGTCTGCCGGCCGGTGGTCAGTTCGGTCTCGAGGTGGGAGTCTTCGCCTGCACGGCGATGTTCATGGGCTGGTTCGGCACGCTCCAGCTGGCGGGACACCAAATCGCCATCAATCTCTGCAGCACCACTTTCATGGTGCCACTCGGATGCTCCGCCACCGCCGCCGTCCGCGTCGGCCAGGCGCTCGGTCGGCACGATGTGGCGGGAGCGCGGCGCGCCGCTCTGGCTGCCGGCACCCTCGGCGTCGGTTTCATGGCGGTCGCGGCGCTCTGCTTCGCGCTCTTCCCGGAGTTCTTCGTCCGCATCTACACCGACGACGCCGAACTGGTGGGGATGGGGGTGTCGCTCCTCCTCGTCGGTGCGGCCTTCCAACTTTCCGACGGCACCCAGGTCATCGCCATCGGCTCGCTCCGCGGCGCCGCGGACACGCGCTTTCCCATGCTCGTGTCGGCCGTCGCCTACTGGCTCGTGGCCCTGCCGCTCGGCTGGGCCCTCGCCTTCCCGCTCGGCTGGGGGCCGCGCGGCCTGTGGTGGGGACTGACGCTGGGATTGACGCTGGTGGGGGTGACGCTGGCGCTGCGCTTTCACCACCGCGTGCGCGAGCACCGCTTGCAAGCGATGCAAGCACTCGACGCCTGA
- a CDS encoding RNA methyltransferase, translated as MTTNVSPRRLVRAEAVLAARRRRLTLVLEDALDRHNVSAVLRTCEAFGIQDVHLVGGDVASGEINPAVASGAERWLTLQRHDSAACAIVALRAQGYRLYVSHLSPESLPLAALPRDERAAYVFGNEQSGVSQEWLDVADARFVIPTSGFTGSLNLSVAAALVVYDRLLLHRTVAEAPGDLDAAEKAELRAAWYDTLAHGSAVLERAHRSRLDDPPAPSPVFPVDRHKT; from the coding sequence GTGACCACGAATGTGTCGCCGCGACGGCTCGTCCGTGCCGAGGCGGTCCTCGCCGCGCGCCGGCGCCGACTCACGCTGGTCCTGGAGGACGCCCTCGACCGCCACAACGTGAGCGCCGTGCTGCGCACCTGCGAAGCCTTCGGCATCCAGGACGTACACCTGGTCGGGGGCGATGTGGCGAGCGGAGAGATCAACCCGGCGGTCGCGAGCGGCGCCGAACGCTGGTTGACGCTGCAACGACACGACAGCGCCGCGTGCGCCATCGTGGCGCTCCGTGCCCAGGGCTATCGCCTCTACGTCAGCCACCTGAGCCCCGAGTCGCTGCCGCTCGCCGCCCTGCCGCGCGACGAACGCGCCGCCTACGTCTTCGGCAACGAGCAATCCGGCGTCTCCCAGGAATGGCTCGACGTCGCCGACGCCCGCTTCGTCATCCCGACCTCGGGATTCACCGGGAGCCTGAATCTGTCGGTGGCCGCGGCGCTCGTCGTCTACGATCGGCTCCTCCTGCACCGCACCGTCGCCGAGGCACCCGGCGACCTCGACGCCGCCGAGAAGGCGGAGCTGCGCGCCGCTTGGTACGACACGCTCGCCCACGGGAGTGCCGTGCTCGAGCGCGCCCATCGCTCCCGCCTGGACGATCCACCGGCGCCATCTCCCGTCTTCCCCGTAGATCGCCACAAGACCTGA